The window AGCACCGAATATCTCGGCAGCCCGCTGATCTGGCGTGTAGAGAGTTACAACGCGATGATCGATGCGACCCTTGCCGGGCTCGGCTGGGCCTCAGTTCCCCGGATATTTGTTCAGCGTGAACTGGAGGAAGGCATACTGACCGAGCTACGGCAAAAAGAGTATCCCCATACTGACTGGATTGTCGGAGTAGATCTGTTGTGGTCGCGAAAAAAACGCGCCGGACGGGCCATGAATTGGTTAATTGATCGTTTACTTAAAAATAAAATTTTTGAAAGGGATCATGCCGGAAATAGTACTACGCTTTGAGGGGAACCCACGCTATTTACCCTCCACCGCCACCTTCATTACACTTTTAGATAAAAAGGCTAAGGCAAATTCACACAATCACTCAACATTAACGGGCTGACATGGCTATTTTTTTGTTTTTAATCAACGATTTCAAAAAAATAATTACGATAGACTTCATAAAACAAAAGCCCTATTTCCTTCAAAAACCTCTGAATAAGTCATATGGGAGAGGTTAATTATTTTATTTATCATTGAGATACGCCTCCCCACAATTAAGTAACTCGCCAAAATGTTTCATCAGGTAGAACGAAACCTCGGAAAAAACTTTAGCAAATAATGCGATTTTTTTATTGACCAAAACTTCAATTTCCCCGGAAATATCCTATACAACTCAGAATTATCCTACCCAATTAGAGTTATGTACTCTTTTAGATAAAGCTTAAATTACGAAAACTCAATAACATCTCGCATTAAATGCTGACGGCGATTTTTAAGAATTTTCCCAGGCCACAAAAAACACAACTTATTTTAACTCATTGAATAAGAAGGATTAAAACCTTAGGATTGTCTCAACTCTCTTACGAAGCGGTCGAGATCAGCTTATGAAGAACATAACCAGAGAGGACATTTGCTGCGTCAGTTGTAAGTTTGGTTGTCAGCTTACAGGCGAAGCAACAGACCTGCTTAACCGGTGTCCCCTGCAAAAGATAGCCGTATGGCCGGGTAGAAATTACTTCATGACCAAAGGGGTGCTTTCAATTGTTAGTGGCCGATACGAAAGCGTATTTTGCAGAGGGTGTGTATTTGTTGATTTTTCAGCAAGGAACCTGCGTTATTTCACCAATAGAAATTGGATAGATTATCTCAGGTTGACAAAGCTGAATATTATTCTGATCTCCGACTCCCCTATGGAGGCACTTGCCCTTTATTGGAAAAGAGAAGATCAGGCAATCAGCACCGTAATCACTGGTCAGGAAAGTCTTGAAGAAATCAAGAAGTCAATCAATTACTCCTATTACGGTATCAAGGGAGGGGGAAAGTATAAAGGAAATCCGTTAAGCAAAGATGAGGTCAGATTTCTCGATCTGGTCGTTAATGATCGATCACTCATTTCGATTTCCAGAGAATTGATGGTCGAGGTCAAGAAAATTTATAACATGAAAGACTCTATCCGGAGAAAGACCGGACTCAGTCTTAACAAGCTTCTTTCAAGATAATAGAGATAAAGGAACTATTCGATGACTAACAAAGTAACGAAAACATGTTTGTCACTGATCATTAGCGCAAGCCTGGTTTCGGGTTTTGCGTACTCAGCCTCTGACAACACCATCAGTTTCCAGGGCGAAGTCACCGCTGAGACATGCTCCGTCACAGTCAATGGCAACACAACATCACCGGTTGTATTGATGCCGACGGTAAGTACCACGGATTTATCGGCCAGCGGTGATACTGCTGGTGCAACCACTTTCACCATGGGCCTGACGGGTTGTACCGGGGACTCAACAGCCTCAACCACCGTATCAACCGTCTTTGTTGGCAATAACGTCAGTTCAACAGGCAACCTGACCAACACCGGAACCGCGGGAAATGTTGAGGTTCAGCTTCTGGACCCGCAAGACGCGGTGATTGACCTGACTGATGGATACACCGCCAGCGGCGACCTCACCCTGGCGTCGGGCGAAACCGAATCCAGCGCCAACTATAACGTCCAATATTACGCTACAGGCGTGCCAACAGCAGGTACGGTTGTCGCTTCACTCCAGTATGCAGTGAGCTATCAGTAATATTTTCTGGTGCGTATCGGTTACAGGATACGCACTTTTTCTATTTGAGAATCCAGGTATGTTTGTAAGTCGTCATCTCTCGCTATTAAAAACAGTTCTGACCATTTTATTGTTGTCATACTTTATTTCAGCAACGGCTGAAGCCAGCGTCACCATTCAGGGAAGTCGTATTATTTATCCGGCTAATGCTAAGTCAGTTGATGTTCAGTTAAAAAATAACGACAACCTGCCTTATGTCATGCAGACATGGTTTGATGACGGTGATATCGACTCCCGACCGGAACAGACAGCTAAGACGCCGTTTATTGTCACGCCACCGGTATTTCGTATTCAACCTAAATCAGGTCAAATCGTTCGGGTGATATTCAGTGGCAATCAATCTCTGCCTCAGGATAGAGAATCCGTTTTCTGGTTTAACGTCTTGCAAATCCCACCGACAAATCTGGCAGGTGCGACACAACAAAATGCGATGATGGTGATGTTACGCAATCGTATCAAGATCTTCTACCGCCCTGCTGCTATCGGTAAGCCGGGCAATATTTTAGACGGACTTAAAATTCGCCATATCAGGGACAGCAAAAAAGGCCATGGTCTTGAGATTGATAATCCACAACCGTGGCATGCCTCGCTTGTTACTGTATCGCTGAAAATTTCAGGTCAGACATTTCAAGCCCGACCGGACATGGTCGCACCATTTTCTAAACAAACATTTTGGTTTCCGGCTTCAGGAAAGCACTTGCAGGGCGCAGGTGTGGCATCACTAGCCGCTATTAATGATCAGGGAGCAAGGATAAGTGAAAATTATACGGTTGAAGTGCAGTAACGTTAAATTCACTTTTTTCGCTTTGACTATTTCCACGTATTTGCCAGCCAAAGGTTTTTGTGATGAATATTATTTTGATTCATCACTCTTCAAAGGCTCGGCTTTTGGCCAGAATCTCGAAAAATTTAATGAGAGCAGCACGCCTGCGGGAAACTATTTGGTCGATATTTATCTGAACAATCAATTGATCAAATCCGGCGTTAAGATTAATTTCCCGGTAGTGAATAGCGGAGAAAAATCTGAGCCTTGCATTCCTGATTCCATCGCTAAGTTAATGCAAATCAAATCAATGCCTGATGACAAAAACGGCGAACAGTGCCATCCCCTTGCGTGGTGGGTGAAGACCGGAAAGTGGGAATTTGACCAGTCCTCCCTGCGCCTGCAGTTTATGATTCCAATGGCCGATCTCCAGCGGACACCCAGAGGATATATTCCCGCTGCTGAGTGGGATGATGGGATGACGGCATTATTTATTCGCCATAACACCAACTATACCTGGACGGAAAATCCGGGTACCGGTTACAGCTATCAATATCTCTGGAGCGGCATTACCGCGGGCACCAATATTGCCAACTGGCAATTTCGTCACCAGGGAAACTTACGCTATCTCCAGACCAGCAGCAGCGGCAGTAGCTATCGCTACAATGCGGTGAAAACCTGGGTCCAGCATCCACTGGAAAGTATCAATAGCCTGATGTCAATTGGCGACAACTACACCGAAAGTTCACTTTTCGGCAGCCTGTCCTTTAATGGTATCAAACTGGCGACTGATGAACGCATGTGGCCTCAGGGTCGACGAGGCTATGCACCTGAAGTGCGGGGGGTCGCGTCATCAAATGCCCGTGTGGTGGTTAAACAGTTAAACAAAGTGATCTATGAGACCACAGTTCCGCCCGGTCCCTTTGTCATCAACGATCTGTATAACACCCGCAGCCAGGGCGATCTTGAAGTTGAAGTGATTGAAGCTAACGGTAAAACCTCGACTTTTACCGTGCCCTACTCCTCCGTTCCGGATTCAGTTCGTCCCGGAAACTGGCGTTACTCCCTCGCTCTGGGTCGGGTAAGACAATATTACTCGGTGCAGAATGAGTTCTTTGAAGGGATTCTGCAGAAAGGTATCAGCAACCGACTGACCGCAACCGCGGGTTCACGGCTGGCCAAAGACTACCAGGCATGGTTGTTGGGTGGCGTGCTGGCAACCGAAGCGGGTGCGCTGGGTATTAACACCACTTTCTCCGATGCTAAAGCCGAGCAAAATAAAAATGTCACCGGCTGGCGTGCCGAAGTCAGCTACAGCAAAACATTCCAGACCGGGACCAACCTGGTGCTGGCCGCTTACCGTTACTCCACCAGTGGCTTCAGGGACCTCGAAGATGTGTTGGGCGTCAGACGCCAGAACCAATCAGGCGTCAGCTACTATTCAGATACCTTGCACCAGCGAAATCGCCTGTCGGCCACCCTCAGCCAGTCTTTTGATGATCTCGGGATGATTAGCCTGAGCGCCAGTACAGCAGATTACTATAATAATCAGTCACGTATTACGCAGTTGCAGATGGGATACAGCAATACCTGGAAAAAAATTAGCTATAGCGTCAATGTCGCACGGCAACGCACATCCTATAACTACGATCGCTACAATGTTAGCGTCAATGATTCCGATGATGACTCCAGCAAACAGAAATATACGGAAAATACCGTCTCTCTGAATATCTCTATTCCACTTAACTGGGGTAACAACCTGTCGTCAGTGGCGTACAACTATAACCAATCGAAGGAAACTCGCTCCTCAACCGTTTCATTAAGCGGTTCTGCCGGACAAAACCGCGACTTGAGCTATTCAGTCTATGCAGGTACCGATCAGGATCGGTCAGACGGCAACAGCAGTTCCACCACCTTTGGTGGCAGTATTCAGCAGAATACGCGCGTGGGTAACTTCCGTGCCAATTATGGTCAGGGAAGTAACTATAGGCAGGCAGGCCTGGGGGCATCAGGAACCATCCTGATTCATAGCGGTGGGGTCACCCTCGGTCCTTACACCAGCGATACCTTTGCCTTAATCCATGCTGATGGTGCTCAGGGTGCAGCAGTGCACAATGGTCAGGGCGCGGTAGTCGATAGCTTTGGCTACGCCATTCTGCCCTCGCTGACACCTTATCGTGCCAATACGGTCAGTCTCGATACGCTGAATATGAGTTCCGATGCCGAACTGAGTGGCGGTAGCCAACGTGTTGTGCCCTATGCCGGAGCAGTGGCGAAAATTAACTTCGCCACCATCAAAGGTAAAGCCGTGTTAATTAATCTGACTATGCGTAATGGTGAAGTTCCGCCGATGGGCGCTGAAGTTCGTGATGCTGATAATACCTTAATTGGTGTTGTTGGTCAGGGCGGACAGTTATATGCCCGCGTGCCCCATGATTCCGGCACATTAAAAGTGAACTGGGACAGCTCAGCCAATAGCATCTGTTACGTCAATTATCAGATTACAGGACGTGATGACGAAGGAATTATTCACCTCAATAGCTCATGCAGCAAGGAATAACCCTGTGCGTTTAAAAATTTATTTCCCCATATTATTTATTTTGTACTTTATTAGCTTCTCCATACAGGCGAGTTGCACCAAAATCACCAGTTCATCTTCCTTATCTTCTGCCGCAATTGCGGCAGGCTATACGGCTACTTCGTGGACGGGTGCCTGTGATACCTGCAACGGCAACATGGGGTTGCCCGCAGTAGTCAGTATCAACAGCGGCAGCTCATTCCAGGCTTCGGGGACATTACTGGCGAGTGCTGTAGGTAACTTCCTGACGGCTGCCAGTAATACCGCGTACACAGCCAATCAGATTTTATATCGCTGTGATGTGGCAGACGCCGATAGTTTGTATGAAATGTATGCGACAAATGGCGATGATGCCTACACCGGAAAATATACCACGTCTGAAGTCGATGGTGCTTATTACGACCAGGCCAAAAATGTTGCTGTGCGCATGACTAACCTCAGCACCGGTGAATATTACAGCCGTTACTGGAAACAAAGGCAATTAACGTCCGATGATTGGTACTCCGATGGGACTTATATATACATACCCGCCAGCGCCTTCAGTAATGTGCTGTATGAAATGTTTAAGATTGACTCTACGACGTATTATGCTAACTCCGATAACTATTGGCTTGATTCCAGGAGCCAGCCGAGGGGATATATTGCGTTTAAAGGCCCGGGACTGGATACCAATAGCCTGACGGTAGGAATGGATAGCGCCAGCTATTATTATGGCTGGTATGGCAACTGGCCAGGCACCTGGAGCACCTACAGTGACGTGACTTATGTGCGTGGCGCGTTGTGCGAGGTCAAAGATTATCCTTCCGTGGTCCTTTTGCCTACGGTCAGTATCAGTACACTTTCGGCCGGTGGCAGCAGCCAGGCCCCCTTCTCCGTCAGTATTGAGTGTGAATCAGGCGCGATTTCAAGCACCAGTACATCCTCCTCAAGTTCTGCAAATGTCGCGATGGGTTTTTTAGTTAACCAATCAAACGCTGTCACCCAGGCAACGAATCTGGGCCTGGTCACGTCTGGCGGCGGGCTAACCTGGTTGCTTGATACCAATTATGGCAGCAGCGGCGTGGCATCTGGCGTAGGAATCAAAATTTATAACAGTAGCGGCACCGCAATAAACCTGCTGCCTGACCTCGCCAGCACCGGAACAGGAAATACCCGTGGCTGGTATGCCTATAAAGATCTCACTACGTTGGTTTCATCAGACTCCACCAGCATCTATAGCGGGGATTTCACCGCTTCTCTTGAAGCCATCGATGGGCAAACTATTACAGCAGGAACAGTCAATGCGCAATTGCAAGTTGTCATCAGCTTTCAGTAAGACAATGTTTTTAATAATGACGATGGCTAGTTTCAATGCCTCTGCGGTGGTCAATGTCGACAAAACGAGGGTTATTTTTAACGCTACGGCGAATATGCAGTCGATTAATTTAGTTAACAGCAGTGAAAGCCCAACCATTGTTCAGGTATGGACCGATGATGGCGACATCAATGCCTCGCCAGATCAAAGCAGAACACCGGTGATAGCCTTACCGCCTGTTATGAAGATGTTTCCTGGTGAACTCCGTTCATTGCGTCTGATGTTAACATCAAGGGGGTCTATTCCTGCTGACAGAGAAAGCCTCTATTGGCTGAATATTTATCAGATACCCTCGTTAAAAAACGATATGAGTAAAGTTGAGAAGAAGGTGGTGTTGCCCTTACGGATTCGGCTTAAGGTGTTTGTACGACCTGCGGGGCTTAATGCACCGCAGATTGCCGACCCGGCAAAAATCCAGTTTATGGCAAAAGACAGGCAGTTGATTGTAAAGAACCCGACTCCCTGGTACATGAGTATTAATGTCACCATTGGTCGTCACGATAATTTGAAAAATCTCCTTATTGAGCCCCAATCCCAGTTAGTCGTACCACTCAGCGAGGCGCTCCAAACGGGTGAGAAAGTTAAATATGACGTGATTGATGATAATGGTAACCCGGTAAATTACTCCGCAAACATTTTGCCTTTGGTGTAACTGCCAGCAGGGCTGTGCTGTGGCTGGCGCAGCTCTGTTTCACCAGGAGCCGGGGTCCAGACCAGGTGCCTTTTGTGATTGTTCTTTACCCGCGGGAGTTGTCAATGTGGCAGATTATTTAACATGGTTTCCTCCTTTATTTCAGGCGCAGCGACAACTCTAGTACACTCTGCTGAAAGTGCCAATTGAGTAACATCGACCTGCTTCCGATATATTCCCCTTCTTGTTAAGACAATTCTCAGAAATAATCCTCGCACACTCAGTGATGGAAAATGGAACCCACCTGTGTTTATGTAATTAATTAACTGCTAATGCCATGGGTTATTCACTAAAGGAAAATAATTTACAAACCAAATAATCCTTTACGACACATAACATTAAGCAACTCCGCTCAGTAAAACCTGCGAAAAAAATCATTTCATTTTACCCATCACTTGCATCAACGCAATATTGCATTACGATTAATCACGTAACACCCACGTGACGTGATTTTACCGTCATGTTATTTTTACTCATGAAAAGGAAATATTATGACTGAGCATAGAGGCGGTTCTGGAAATTTCTCTGACGATAAACAAAAATCATCTGAAAGTGGCAAAAAAGGCGGTCAGCATAGCGGCGGTAATTTTAAAAACGATCGTGATAAATCCTCAGACGCAGGTAAAAAAGGTGGTCAGCATAACCAGCGTGGCACCTGATTTTTGCCAGGCTGTCCAGGAATGACAGTTGCAGGGGCAAGGAAGCCCTGATGCGTAATGACCATAAAGCGTTAACATTAACTCCACTAGCGATGACTTTAATTTCAAATCAATCGACACAGCTGTGCCACACTATATAAAGAAAATAAATAGACGATTTGAATCAGTTTGTTAGGTCGCTCACCCCCCTCTCCATAAATTACACTTATCGTAACGAATAAATTTCAACGATTGGAATAATCCCCTGAAGTAATAATATGCCCTCAGGAACTCTGCTGGTTCCGTATTAAAGGTGCAGATTATACCACCCGGCTATGCGCCGGGTTTTTTATTAGTCGCACCCCCTCTTCTCTTAGTCAGCTGTTAAATTTTCTCACAGCGATCCTCTGTGCACAGATAACGTCTTCATAAAATGATGTTTTCCGTCGTCATGTAAGAATTATCTGATTAAAAAATTAATCATAACGGTCGATTTTCTTCGCTTAACATTATCTTTACATCTGATTACTCGTTGCTATTATAGCGACGCAAAGCAGACACACAGCAACGTGCTGCGAACGAGAGTTTTCCTGGTAGTAAATCTGCTGCATTTTAACCCGCTATTTGCGGGTTTTTTCTTTTTCACGATGTGAATGCCAGCCCGGAAGAGCGATTAATCGTTGTGTGTTGCATCGTTCAGACGACTAAAAATGTCCTTCGCCGCAAAGATGCCATTAAGGGCTGCCGGGAACCCCGCATAAACGGCCATCTGTTGTATGACTTCAGTAATCTCAACGGGCGTAGCACCCACATTAAGAGCAGCGCTGATATGCACTTTTAATTGCGGCTGAGCCGTGCCCAGCGCAGTCAGCATGGCAACAATGGCCAGCTCTTTCGTGCGATGATTGATCACCGTCCGGGACAAGATATCCCCGTATGAAAACTCAATCACAAACCGGGCCAGGTCCGGCGCTATCCCCATCAGACTTTGCGTAACATTTTTACCCGCTCCGGCACTGATGGCTTCCAGTGCCGCCATTCCCGTTGCGTAGCGGTTGTCAGAGGGAGCTTGCATGACTGGCTGAAAAGAGCAGCCACGATCGGCTAAAACGTCTTTAGCCACCAGTATGGCGTTCCCGGCGGCAGGAAAACCTGCAAAGACCGCACAGAGCATGATCACTTCAATGACAGCCTCAGGCTCACAGCCGACGTTCAGCGCTCCCGCAATATGATATCTGAGCTGTGGCTGCGCATTCCCCATTGCCGCCAGAGCCGCGACGGTACTCAACTGGCGGGTCTGCAAGTCAAGCTCGCTGCGTGACATGATTTCGCCATAGCAAAATTCAACGGTGAAACGGGCCAGATCCGGTGCGACATCTTTTAACTGATTCAGTGGGCCATCGTAGTCGGCTCCGCCTACCTGCTTTAACGTTGCCAGACCTGAATCATAACGAGTTGATGTTGACATAGTTCTCTCCTGAGATGATTGAGTGGACGAACTCTACAACCCGCGAAAGGATGTGGCGAATACCCTTTCTGTGATACCTTTTCGGTATGAATACTTCTATCGATCTTCGCCAGTTCCGCTACTTCCTTGCCGTCAGTGAGGAGCGTAACTTCGGGCGTGCTGCCCGGCGTCTGCATATTTCTCAGCCACCGCTCAGCAGACAAATCCGGCAATTAGAAGAACAGCTGGGTGTTGAATTATTTATCCGTACCGGGAGTGGCGTCACCCTGACCGCGGCAGGAGAAAAATTTCTTCCGGAAGTGAAACGCACGCTGGCACAGGCAGAAAAAGCGATTGCGGCGGCCCGATCGGCACAAGACGCGACTCAGGGAAAAATCGTTATTGGCTACACCACTGTTTTTGACAGAAGCGTATTTCCCGATGTTTTTTCCCGTTTTCAGCAGCGCTTTCCTCACTGGCAGCTGATCACCAAAAGCAATCACTCAATCAACCTGGTACGGGATATCCGCAACGGCATCATGGATGCGGCGTTTATTGGTTTGCATACTGAGATTGCGGGTCTGGCTGCAGAAGTCGTCCACCGGGAGTCAATGGTTGTAGCCCTGCCAGCCGGGCATTCCCTCGCGCGTAAACGCAAAGTTAGCTTCAGCGATCTCAGCCACGAGTCAATGTTTTGGTTTGAGCGACCGCTGAATCCCGGCTTTTACGATTATTGCCAGTCGTTCTTCGATAAAATCGCTTTCCGGCCAACGATGCTGCCAGAGCCGC is drawn from Pantoea cypripedii and contains these coding sequences:
- a CDS encoding general stress protein, which translates into the protein MTEHRGGSGNFSDDKQKSSESGKKGGQHSGGNFKNDRDKSSDAGKKGGQHNQRGT
- a CDS encoding fimbria/pilus periplasmic chaperone, with protein sequence MFVSRHLSLLKTVLTILLLSYFISATAEASVTIQGSRIIYPANAKSVDVQLKNNDNLPYVMQTWFDDGDIDSRPEQTAKTPFIVTPPVFRIQPKSGQIVRVIFSGNQSLPQDRESVFWFNVLQIPPTNLAGATQQNAMMVMLRNRIKIFYRPAAIGKPGNILDGLKIRHIRDSKKGHGLEIDNPQPWHASLVTVSLKISGQTFQARPDMVAPFSKQTFWFPASGKHLQGAGVASLAAINDQGARISENYTVEVQ
- a CDS encoding LuxR family transcriptional regulator; the protein is MKNITREDICCVSCKFGCQLTGEATDLLNRCPLQKIAVWPGRNYFMTKGVLSIVSGRYESVFCRGCVFVDFSARNLRYFTNRNWIDYLRLTKLNIILISDSPMEALALYWKREDQAISTVITGQESLEEIKKSINYSYYGIKGGGKYKGNPLSKDEVRFLDLVVNDRSLISISRELMVEVKKIYNMKDSIRRKTGLSLNKLLSR
- the stbD gene encoding fimbrial usher protein StbD, with translation MTKELFTSIAHAARNNPVRLKIYFPILFILYFISFSIQASCTKITSSSSLSSAAIAAGYTATSWTGACDTCNGNMGLPAVVSINSGSSFQASGTLLASAVGNFLTAASNTAYTANQILYRCDVADADSLYEMYATNGDDAYTGKYTTSEVDGAYYDQAKNVAVRMTNLSTGEYYSRYWKQRQLTSDDWYSDGTYIYIPASAFSNVLYEMFKIDSTTYYANSDNYWLDSRSQPRGYIAFKGPGLDTNSLTVGMDSASYYYGWYGNWPGTWSTYSDVTYVRGALCEVKDYPSVVLLPTVSISTLSAGGSSQAPFSVSIECESGAISSTSTSSSSSANVAMGFLVNQSNAVTQATNLGLVTSGGGLTWLLDTNYGSSGVASGVGIKIYNSSGTAINLLPDLASTGTGNTRGWYAYKDLTTLVSSDSTSIYSGDFTASLEAIDGQTITAGTVNAQLQVVISFQ
- a CDS encoding LysR family transcriptional regulator — its product is MNTSIDLRQFRYFLAVSEERNFGRAARRLHISQPPLSRQIRQLEEQLGVELFIRTGSGVTLTAAGEKFLPEVKRTLAQAEKAIAAARSAQDATQGKIVIGYTTVFDRSVFPDVFSRFQQRFPHWQLITKSNHSINLVRDIRNGIMDAAFIGLHTEIAGLAAEVVHRESMVVALPAGHSLARKRKVSFSDLSHESMFWFERPLNPGFYDYCQSFFDKIAFRPTMLPEPPDHHILLGLIAEGKGFALIASSLKNIKRQGVVFRELKPTPSTLSIGVSVAFLKSNTSPALQALLEMLRSE
- a CDS encoding fimbrial outer membrane usher protein, which gives rise to MKIIRLKCSNVKFTFFALTISTYLPAKGFCDEYYFDSSLFKGSAFGQNLEKFNESSTPAGNYLVDIYLNNQLIKSGVKINFPVVNSGEKSEPCIPDSIAKLMQIKSMPDDKNGEQCHPLAWWVKTGKWEFDQSSLRLQFMIPMADLQRTPRGYIPAAEWDDGMTALFIRHNTNYTWTENPGTGYSYQYLWSGITAGTNIANWQFRHQGNLRYLQTSSSGSSYRYNAVKTWVQHPLESINSLMSIGDNYTESSLFGSLSFNGIKLATDERMWPQGRRGYAPEVRGVASSNARVVVKQLNKVIYETTVPPGPFVINDLYNTRSQGDLEVEVIEANGKTSTFTVPYSSVPDSVRPGNWRYSLALGRVRQYYSVQNEFFEGILQKGISNRLTATAGSRLAKDYQAWLLGGVLATEAGALGINTTFSDAKAEQNKNVTGWRAEVSYSKTFQTGTNLVLAAYRYSTSGFRDLEDVLGVRRQNQSGVSYYSDTLHQRNRLSATLSQSFDDLGMISLSASTADYYNNQSRITQLQMGYSNTWKKISYSVNVARQRTSYNYDRYNVSVNDSDDDSSKQKYTENTVSLNISIPLNWGNNLSSVAYNYNQSKETRSSTVSLSGSAGQNRDLSYSVYAGTDQDRSDGNSSSTTFGGSIQQNTRVGNFRANYGQGSNYRQAGLGASGTILIHSGGVTLGPYTSDTFALIHADGAQGAAVHNGQGAVVDSFGYAILPSLTPYRANTVSLDTLNMSSDAELSGGSQRVVPYAGAVAKINFATIKGKAVLINLTMRNGEVPPMGAEVRDADNTLIGVVGQGGQLYARVPHDSGTLKVNWDSSANSICYVNYQITGRDDEGIIHLNSSCSKE
- a CDS encoding fimbrial protein, which codes for MTNKVTKTCLSLIISASLVSGFAYSASDNTISFQGEVTAETCSVTVNGNTTSPVVLMPTVSTTDLSASGDTAGATTFTMGLTGCTGDSTASTTVSTVFVGNNVSSTGNLTNTGTAGNVEVQLLDPQDAVIDLTDGYTASGDLTLASGETESSANYNVQYYATGVPTAGTVVASLQYAVSYQ
- a CDS encoding carboxymuconolactone decarboxylase family protein, which encodes MSTSTRYDSGLATLKQVGGADYDGPLNQLKDVAPDLARFTVEFCYGEIMSRSELDLQTRQLSTVAALAAMGNAQPQLRYHIAGALNVGCEPEAVIEVIMLCAVFAGFPAAGNAILVAKDVLADRGCSFQPVMQAPSDNRYATGMAALEAISAGAGKNVTQSLMGIAPDLARFVIEFSYGDILSRTVINHRTKELAIVAMLTALGTAQPQLKVHISAALNVGATPVEITEVIQQMAVYAGFPAALNGIFAAKDIFSRLNDATHND
- a CDS encoding fimbrial assembly chaperone — its product is MTMASFNASAVVNVDKTRVIFNATANMQSINLVNSSESPTIVQVWTDDGDINASPDQSRTPVIALPPVMKMFPGELRSLRLMLTSRGSIPADRESLYWLNIYQIPSLKNDMSKVEKKVVLPLRIRLKVFVRPAGLNAPQIADPAKIQFMAKDRQLIVKNPTPWYMSINVTIGRHDNLKNLLIEPQSQLVVPLSEALQTGEKVKYDVIDDNGNPVNYSANILPLV